A stretch of DNA from Hemitrygon akajei chromosome 4, sHemAka1.3, whole genome shotgun sequence:
TGATAAATTAATGTACTGGAGAAAGTGAGGAGCTGGAACAAATAatcatttgcaaaaaaaaaatagagCTGGAGACGTTAATGGAACGTAAGGTAATAAATCCACAGGATCTAATGAACTGCATCAGATGATTACCTACATCTGGACCTTCTGTTTTGAAGGTGGTAGCTACAGAGTTAGTGTACACATTTGTTACTATCTCCCAACCTTCCAAAGATTCTGGAGCAGTTCCATTGATAGAATATTAGCAAATGTAACCCCATTATttcagagaggagagagaaaacaggaaacAACAGACCAGTTAGACTGACATCAATAAATGAGAAAATGTTTACAATGTTTTTCAAGTGCCCTGTTATAAATGTGTGGCTATCACCTTGCctgaaaaaaaatacaaagatattttttaaaagtatGGTATGAAATATATTATTGttcagagagcaatgggtggtaTTGTACACAGATCACATGAAAGGCAGCAGAGTGACACAACTAGCAAAGATGTTGCATCATAGTTCTAAATCCAAGTGGAATACTGGGTCGCTGtcttgtggagtttgcacatgctCCCTCTGACTGCatatgtttcctctgggtgctctggttttctcacaGATCTTAAAGATGTCCAAattagtagggtaattggtcagtCTAACCCATCACTGGTGTGAGTGAGAGGTATAACCTGGGGAAGTTGATGGAGCTGTGAAGAGAATGGGTTACAAAGAAAAAGAATGAGCAATGGGATTGTTCTATGAGAGAGCATAGACAGTTGGTGGTATAGTCCCCTTCTAGTAAGGTAGTAAGGAAGCATGAAAGTTCAGCAAATGGAaaatggtacattggcctttactGCAAGAGGATCTGAGTATAAGAGTAGAGTGGTATTGTCCCAATTACATTGTaagttagtttattattgtcacacataccCAAATactgtgaaaaactttgttttgcatcccatcatacaaatcatttaataacatcagtacattgaggtaatacaagggaaaagcaataacggAATGCAGGATAAAGTGTTACAATTACGAAGTACAATGTAGGCAGACAATAAGATACAAAGTCAcgatgagatagattgtgaggtcaagagtctatcttatctcCAAGAGATCCATTCAATAGCCTTATAATTGTGGGATAGaaactgcccttgagcctggtggtatgagctttcaggcttctgtatttacTGCTCAATGGTAGGGCTGGGCAGAAGAGAAAATATGTGTGGTagaaggggtctttgattatgttggatgctttactgagacagtgggaAGGGCAGCTAGAGTGCATGGAAGGGAGTTCATGAGCTGTGTGCATACAGCCCTGGCAAGACTGCACGAGAAAATCATGTTcaaactggagtccctaaggagGGATATTTTTGCAACAGGAGTGTAGCAAATGGTCATCAGATAAATTACTCTGCCTGGTgaatttgtcatatgaagaagaAATAAGAGGACTGGGTCTATACACTCCAGAGTTTAAAAGAACTGTACCTAAACATACAGAATTATTAAGGGTCTTGAGAGCTTGATAGGAAATTTATGCAGAGTTTATGGTTCAATAATCAGGGGTCATATTCTCAAAGTAAGGGGCTTCTCATTCAGGGTAGCATTATAAAAAACTTCTATCACCTAGTGAGTGGAGCATCTCTGGAATTCTTAATAAGCTCCAAGAGTGCTGCGAAAGATCAGTAGTTGAGTATATACAAAACAGATATATAGATAGTTATGACATCAAGGGATACGGGCTTTGTGCTGGAAAGCAAtcagatcagtcatgattttaCTAAGCACTGAACCAGGGaccaaatgacctactcctgcttcAGCTCCTTAGGTAGAAATGATGGTAAgtaattgacctgaaacatcaagttTCTCTCTCCAAAAATGCTGCTTGTCcaattgagtatttccagcattttctggttttatttcagatttccagcattgacATGTGTTAGCTTTTGGttgaaataaagtcaattaatTAGAAATACAAAGTAAATAGAAATCTAAAATACTTAATATTTCCTTAGCTCTCTGTAGCTATTTCTCTCTATTGTAATGAATGAAACCACTTTTCCAACACTCAAACACCCATCAGCTTGTGTTAACACCTACAAAATGTACCAATACATTTATAAATAAATTGGCACTATGTGATTGTAAAAGTCAGCTGCTCTAttaaaatcaaacaaaagaaGTCAACAAAAAAAGATCACTGAGCCTGAGTGGGCAAAACAACCACTTGAAACCCTCTGTGAAGGCAAATAGTATGCTGGTCCATACCAAAACAGGATTTGAGTATAGGATTAAAGATGACTTACTGAAAATCTATAGTGCATTGGTAAAACTACACATGAGGTATTATATACAATTTTGGTATCCTTATCTATAAATAGATATACCTGTAATAAAGGGAGTTCAGTGAAAACTGATTTCAGGGCTGGCAGTTTTGCCCTAGAGGAGATTGTGTAGACTAGATCCGTACTCTCTTATGTTTAGCAGGTTGTGATGGAGGAGATTATGGACCGATGCGTTGGAATGGGAATtgcaattaaaatggttggccatggAGAAAACCTGCTTTTtgtggatggggtgaaggcatttgacaaagcgGTCTCCAATCTACATTggttctcaccaatgtagaggagcctgcatcaggagcaccggatacaataggtgaccccaacaggTTCACAGGTGACGTTTTCCCTCGCTTAGAAGGACCgaagccctgaatggaggtgagagagtaggtgaatgggcaagtgtagtacttcttccacttgcagggataagtgccaggaaagaGATTCGTAGGGAGGGACGTGGACAAGGAGATCACGGaggaagtgatccctgcagaaagcggagagttGGGGGGTGGGAggcaaagatgtgtttggtggtgggatcccattgaaggTGGCTGAAGCTGaaaagaatgatgtgctggatgtgaaggctcatggagtggtagctgagaacaagaggaactctgtcctgttaaggtggtgggaagatgggatgagAATACCTCTATGTCTTGGTCCAGTCTGTGAAATCTGCATGCTGGTTCACGGTCAGGTTCATCGATCCTTATTCTGGATTTTCCTGTTTTCCCTTATTCCATTGGGTGCCTTAATTGGGGCACATGATTCTCGTTTTGGGCTGGCACATAAATACCTCTGCAAACCAAAGATTCTCtgttggactgttcccttcctgccTGAAACCTTCAACTGCCATctacgcctgaagccttgcctgcaacCTACACCTACAGTTCTGCGTCTTGCCCAAGCCAAGGCTCTGTATTTCCAGTTCCCCCAAGACCTAGTCAAGGCTTTGCGTTCTCATCCTGTCCATGTGTCTCGTCCTGTCCCGTAGACACATCTTGTCCTAGCCTAGACCCGGGTTCTGgttccgagtcaagacccaggtttctAGTTCCAACCAAGACCTTGTCCAAGCTCTgtcctggagtactgtgttccctgtccaagtctgagcttcgtGTCCTCATCCAGTTCTGGGGCGTCTTCCAGTCTGTGTGCcctgcccagcccggtgctggagattcctcgtcctgtgctggatcGTCCCCAACCGAATCCTCAGCAGTTTACCTTGGCAAGTATCCTCAGCAGTCATCCCGGCCCTGCGCACCAAGGAGGAGTCCCGGCCCCGTAGCCAAGAGCCGAGCCAAAACTAGTCCAAGAGCCTAATCCAGCGCTGGAGTTCCCTCATTGtgtccaggagtctctcgtcCTGTCCAAGCCACATCCAAGAACCTCATCCTGTCCaagaaccttgtcctgtccaagtcaTGGCTTTTGTTATCTCgtcctgtccatgtgcctcgccctgTGCAGGAATTCCACGTCAATCCTGTAGCCtagccacgtccagtcctgtagccacgtctcgTTCTCGCCTAGATCCAGGGTctgagcccaagtcaagacccaggttccgggtccctgtccagtctctggctcggagtcctagtccaggctcctagttccaagttccttgtcctggtcccacTTTCCTAGTCTTAGTCCTAGCCCTGGTCCTGAATcctggtctcgtccagggcctgggTGGCAATGTCCAGCGTCGTTTCTTCCTGACtccccttgctttcttgataaaccttgtcctgttcctagtacttcagtgtctgtgtctgcttTTGCGTGCACCAtcaatgcccaccttatgacactctaatgttctggaaaggaaagcctcatcctgggaacagatgcagtggagatgaaggaactgagaaaaggaaatggcatttatacaggagacagagtgggaagagatatagtcaagatagctgtagGAGATGTTAGGTTTATATAAGATATTGGTAGACAGCTTGtccccagagatagagacagagagattgagaaggaGAAAGGGATCAGAaatgtgaatttaagggcagggtggaagttgaaggtAAAGTTAATGAAAATGACAAGCTTAGCATGAGTGAATGAATCAGCACTAATGCAGTTGTTAATGTGGCACAGGAATGGCTTGGAACATGAACTGTTCCCCATAGTCAACAAAAAAAAGCATAACTGGGGCCCATGTGGTGTGATGATATCTGGTTTGCTGCAGTGAAGTTCTAAACTTAAGCAAAGATCTTAAGCCCTATCCAAGATAGATAGCTATGGGCACTTTCATGAAAGGGAAATTATACTGTAGCCACCTACTCTTCAAAACTTGTTCACTTCACTGTTTATCCACCATGGGAAATGTATCTGCCAATACCACTATTTGACCTGTGGGTTCACCCcccaaggttaacttgcagactgagtcagtggtaaggaaggcaaatacaatgttagcattctttttaaaataattagaatgcaagagcaagtatgtaattctgaggctttatagggcattggtcagactgcatttggagtattgtgagcagttttggggcccataatctaagaaaagatgtgttggcattggagaaggcccagaggaggttcacaagaatgattttgtgaatgaaaggattaacatatgaagagtgaaTGGATGACTCTGCGCCTGTACACACTTAGAGCCATCCAAAATAGTGGAAATCCCAATGAAACATATTGAACATCGAaaggctagatagagtggatgtggagaaaatagtgggtgagtcgaggaccagaaggtgcagcctcagaatagagggatgtacatttagaacagagatgaggagtaatttctttagcagtagagtggaattcattgccatggactgttgtggaggccaagtcattgagaatatttaaagtgaaagttgataggttcttgattagttagggtgccaaaggttacagggagaaggcaggagaatggcattgagagaTAATACATCAGTTATGATGGATGGTGGAACTGACCTGACAGGCTAACTaaccttaattctgctcctatgattaGTGGCCTTTTGAATCATACATTCAAAACTGAAGATTGGCTTCCGTTTATGAAAAGAACCTAAAGaagaatattggttggaagtttatCTTCTTCAAATACAATGAGTTGATATCTAGAAGTGTCAGCTGCTAtatttagaaagctgagcttggaaAAAAGAAGAAGCCCCCTGGCTCAGGAAGCAAATATCTATCATGGCAACACCTTGAGTTTTGTGAAAGTGGGAGGAGATAAAGAGAAATTATTGATTAGGAGGACCAGTTCCTacagacggaggagggtggtggtggaggagtacTGGTTGGATCTATTgtcgagaaagaagcagagagtccTAAAGGCTTCTTGATATGGACAGAAGTGTATGGGGACTGGATATCCATGATAAAAATGAGGAGATCACGGCCAAGGagctaaatgaatattttgcatcagtcttcactgtggaagacactagcagtgtgccaggtgttgaagggtgtgagggaagagaagtgagtgcagttactattacaatggAGAAGGTGCTCGAAAAGCTGGAAGtcctaaaggtacacaagtcacacaggccagatgaactgcatcctaggattctgaaagagatagcagtagagattgtggaggcattcgtagtgatatttcaaaaatcattagaccctggcatggttccagaggactggaaaattgcaaatgtcactccactctttaagaaaggaggaaggcagcagaaaggaaattatagaccagttagcctgacctcagtggttgggaagaatattcagtcaattgttaaggatgaggttatggaatacttggtgacacaggacaagatagcaaggcaaaatcttacctgacaaacctgttggaattctttgaggagattacaagtaggatagagaaagaggatgcagtggatgttgtatatttgtactttgacaaggtgccacacatgacgctgcttaccaagttaagagctcatggaattacaggaaagttagtaGCATTGGTTAGAACAttaaggatccttttctggttggctgccagtgactagtagtgttctgtatatcaatgatttagatgatggaatagatggctttgttgccaagtttgcagatgatgcaaagattgtggagggatgggtagtattgaggaaacaggaaagctgcagaatgacttggacagatcaggagaatgggcaagaaagtagcaaatgaaacacaatattggaaaatgcatgatcgtgtactttggtagaagaaataaatgtgcagactattttctatgaggagaaaatccaaaaatctgagatgcaaagggactttggagtccttccgcagaacagcctaaaggttaacttgcaggttgagtcggtggtgagggagacaaatgcaatgttagcatttatttcaagaggccTGGACcataagagtagggatgtgatgctgaggccataccttgagtattgtgaacagttttcggctccatatctaagaaaaaatgctCTGGCATAGGACAGGGTTCCAAGGAGGTTAACAAgcatgattcagggaatgaaagcgttaacatatgaggaccatttgacggctctgagcctgtactcgctggaatttaaaagatgaaagcgatctcaatgaaaccttttcAATGTTGAAAGACCAGATGgaatagatatggaaaggatgtttcccatggtgggggagtctaggacaagagcgcacagcctcaggacagaggggcatccatttaaaacggagatgtggaaaaatttctttagccagagggtggtgaatttgtggaatttgttaccacaggctgctctggaggccaggttgttgggtgtatttaaaggcaAAAAttggtcatggcatcaaaggttatggagagaacgctggggagtgggaCTTAAGAgggggaaaaggatcagccatgattgaattgtggagcagattcaatggaccaaatggcctaattctgttcctatgttttatggtgatcaggtattctggattggatgttctgtaataaaccagaattgattagagagcttaaagtaaatgGACTCCCAAGAGTCAGTgttcataatataatagaattcactatgcaatttgagaaggaaaaactaaaatcaaatatatcagtattacattggagtaaagggaattacagagccatgagagaggagctggccaaaattgattggaaggaaataccagcagggatgatagcagagcagcagtggctggaatttctggaagcaattcggaaggtgcaggataaatagaagaggaagtattctaaagattGGATGACACAACCgtagctgacaagagaagtcaaagcctacAGAAAAACCAATGAGAGAGCATTTAATAgaccaaaaattagtgggaagttagagaactcagaggcttttaaaaaccaacagaaggcaactaaaaagtcattaagaagcaAAAGAATGAGTACAATGAGTAAGCTAGCcattaatattaaagagaatacaaaaagtttcctcagatatttaaagcataaaagagaggcaagactagatattggactgctgaaaaatgctgtttgaggtggtaatgggggacaaagaaattttAGAAAAATTGTatgtgttttgcatcagtcttcactgtggaagacactagcagtatgttggaagtttaagagtgtcagggggcagaagtgtgtgaagtttccATTACTagtgagaaggtgcttgggaaactgaaaggtctggaggttgataagtcacttggaccagatggggtacaccctggaattctgaaagagttggctgaagtgattgtggaggcattagtaatgatctttcaataatcaatgGATTTTGGCATGGTTTCGGAGAGCTTGAAAAtggcaaatttcactccactcttcaaggagggaGGGAGTcacaagaaaggaaattattgggcagttagactgacctcagtggttgtaaagatgttggagttgattgttaaggatgtagttttgggatacttggagacacatgataaaataggcagtagtcagcatggtttccttgaaggaAATCTGACAAATCTgaaggaattctttgaagaaataacaagtaaaattagtggatgttgtgcacttggattttcaaaaggcctttgacaaggtgccccacGTGATACAGCTTAATGAGttaagatcccatggtattacaggaaagatactagtgtgGATAtagaattggctgattggcaggagaagAAGAATGGAAttaagggagctttttctggttggctgttgatGACTAGCAGTGTTCTACAGAGGTCTATGTTAGGTCCactctttttacgttatatgtcaatgatttggaaaatGGATTTAATTACTGTGTGGCAagatttgcaaatgatacaaagatagggaaGGGGCTGGTAGTtttaaggaagcagggagactacaaaaggacttagacaaaataggagaatgggcaaagaagtggcagatggaatactgtgtcaagaagtgtatggtcatgcattttggtagaagaattaAAAACATAGATTgtcttctaaatggagagaatttttaaaaatctgagatgcaaatagACTTGGAAGTCTTTGTACAGggttccctaaagtttaatttgcatattgagttggtggtgaggaaagcaaatatgatattagcattcattttgagaggatttgaATATAAACGAacgtaatgttgaggcttcataaagcactggcgaggcctcacttggaatattgtgagcagttttgggccccttaccttagaaaggatgtgctgaaaatggagagggttcaaaggaggttcacgagaatgattccaggtttgaacagcttgtcatatgaagagcgtttgatggctctgggtctctactcattggaattcagaagaatgaggatctcattgaaacctattgaatgttgaaaggcctcaatagagtggatgtggagaggatgtttcctatggtgggaaagtctaagatcagaggatacagtctcaaaatagaggggcatccatttagaaaggagatgaggagaaatttcttcgggctgagagtggtgaatctgtggaattcattgccacaggtggctgtggaggccaagtcattgggtaaagttaaggcagtgattgatcatttcttgaatagtcagggcataaaggggtATGAAGAAAAAGCAGGAGATTgatgttgagagggaaatggatcagccataatgaaatggtgaagcagcctcgatgggccaaatagcctattcttctcctatatctaatggtctaatggtcttatggatgagagggaggaagagagctGGAGGCATCTGAgaagaggggagggttggggtgtttaaggaagatagggtgggaagaagaTGGAGGCTCTGAGGATGCAAGAGGTGATGGGGGAATCTGAGAGAACACAGATTACGGAgcagtggtgggggaaggggagcctGGGGTCCCAGTGACAGAGAGAAAGGTGGATACAGTTGAGGTTGGggctggaggccaagtaattcaTGGTCTGAAGGTATCTGTGGTATTTGTAACTGGAGTTGGTGATGGTGGAATTCTAGGTCTGGAGCTGTAGGTGTGAGAGAAGAGGGGAGGTTTGGAGTGGTCAAGGAGGGTAGAGTGGAAGGAACATGGAGGCTCTGAGGATGAAAAAAGGTGATGGGGGATTTAGAGATTTGGGGTTGAATGGTTGCAGCGGGAGAGGGGGAGCCCAGGGCTGAATGGCAGTGAGGAAGGTCATGGCCAAGAGTTGAACATAACACTTCTGTTAAAATCAAATGAACATACCTTAAAGAACAGAACAGTTTCTGCAGCCAGGTTGTTTAGCTTATGGTAGTTCAGGAGAACGTCAATGTGTCGATGAAGATACACACCATAAGCTGGATTTCCCAGTGCATTTATGTCAGAAGAATTAATGCTCAGTCCATCCTGATACAATTTTAAAGCTGTCTTATGGGATGTCACGAAGAAGAATGTAATTTCTTCCATTTCTTTCCTTCGTCTTCCTTCCTGTCGCATCTCTGATCTGGTGTGAGAAATGGCTACTGTTAAAATCTATTTTGAACAGTAAGATATTGATATTTAGATATTTAGAGATAGCATTAAAGGCTTCAAATACAAAATGGTGAAGAACATCTTCACAACACTCCACCTATTCCAAATTCTGTCTCTGTACAGCCAATACGGATATTGGTGGTAGCATAACGCTATCTCCAGTAGCCTTCCTCATATATTGGCCAGGAAGTGCTTGCAGGCTGGTCAATATCCCATGCAAGTCTAATCTCATATTAACACTAAATTATACATTTGCTCTTCATTGAAATTTTCTGCATAATTTATTTTACATGCTGGTCCACAGTTTAAAACTGCCACTGAAC
This window harbors:
- the LOC140726313 gene encoding protein TASOR-like, with product MEAKSKNKIHNINTNSDSLKKFTIPRKRTSDSAYLEICRTDWREYSFIQSTLEGSKLDSSYQLNLLWNFGDVKLVHNVKIEQRFAAKRSEMRQEGRRRKEMEEITFFFVTSHKTALKLYQDGLSINSSDINALGNPAYGVYLHRHIDVLLNYHKLNNLAAETVLFFKLHQLPQVIPLTHTSDGLD